The proteins below are encoded in one region of Halorhodospira halochloris:
- a CDS encoding type II toxin-antitoxin system VapC family toxin produces MRVFLDASAIIYLLEGDGQTRDATRQVLLELERGSDETPVLMASALSRLECRVRPLRESDTQALERLDGFFDDPGLSVIALDTAVLDRATELRAQYRLRTPDAIQAACLLTVDPRGAFVTGDGDFEKVPGLHVYRIPH; encoded by the coding sequence ATGCGTGTTTTTCTGGACGCCAGCGCCATCATCTATCTGCTGGAGGGAGACGGGCAGACCCGGGATGCCACCCGGCAGGTGCTTTTGGAACTGGAACGCGGCTCTGACGAAACGCCGGTGCTGATGGCCTCAGCCTTGAGCCGGCTAGAGTGCCGGGTGCGCCCGCTGCGAGAATCCGACACGCAGGCACTGGAGCGACTGGATGGCTTCTTCGACGACCCGGGGCTCTCGGTGATAGCGCTAGACACCGCCGTGCTGGACAGAGCTACGGAGCTGCGCGCCCAATACAGGCTGCGCACACCCGATGCGATCCAGGCAGCTTGCCTGCTAACGGTAGACCCGAGGGGCGCATTCGTCACGGGGGATGGCGACTTCGAGAAAGTCCCCGGCCTGCACGTCTACCGGATACCGCACTAA
- a CDS encoding type II toxin-antitoxin system Phd/YefM family antitoxin, which translates to MENVISAQEIKRRGISAVDQALKNGPVHVIQRNRPRYVILSEESYQRLSEGAQARKRLWDRLLGDDEAYGAARNRAELDRELQSEREGWRD; encoded by the coding sequence ATGGAAAACGTCATTTCCGCACAAGAGATCAAGCGCCGTGGCATCAGCGCGGTGGATCAGGCGTTGAAAAACGGGCCGGTGCACGTCATCCAGCGCAACCGCCCCCGCTACGTAATTCTGAGCGAGGAGTCTTACCAGCGCTTATCGGAGGGTGCCCAGGCCCGAAAAAGGCTATGGGATCGCCTGCTAGGGGATGACGAGGCATACGGCGCAGCGCGCAACCGTGCGGAGCTGGACCGTGAACTACAATCGGAGCGCGAAGGCTGGCGCGATTAA
- a CDS encoding DUF2283 domain-containing protein yields MKLQYFEDTDTLYIEFQSRAISETRDLDENTILDLDSEGNVCAITFEHASQRTDVNHLHVEGLAA; encoded by the coding sequence ATGAAATTGCAGTATTTCGAGGATACGGACACCTTGTACATCGAGTTCCAGAGCCGAGCGATCTCGGAAACCAGAGACCTGGACGAAAACACGATTCTTGACCTAGATTCGGAAGGGAACGTTTGCGCAATTACCTTTGAGCATGCCAGTCAGCGTACTGACGTAAACCACCTGCATGTAGAAGGCCTAGCTGCATAA
- a CDS encoding Rpn family recombination-promoting nuclease/putative transposase — MADHPANPHDALLKVTLETPERAAVVLRESLPDKVRERLSDDLPTPLPGSYVDPSLQETHSDRLFEAQMRDGRPVFLYVLIKHKSTPGRLSRTWIETI, encoded by the coding sequence ATGGCCGATCACCCAGCTAATCCTCACGATGCCTTGCTGAAGGTGACCCTGGAGACGCCGGAGCGAGCTGCCGTAGTGTTACGGGAGAGCCTTCCCGACAAGGTGCGGGAGCGTCTCAGCGATGATCTTCCCACGCCCCTCCCGGGCAGCTACGTCGATCCGAGCCTGCAGGAGACGCATAGCGATCGCCTCTTCGAGGCGCAGATGCGCGATGGTCGCCCGGTCTTTCTCTACGTGCTCATCAAGCACAAGTCGACGCCTGGGCGTTTGTCGAGGACCTGGATCGAGACGATCTGA
- a CDS encoding helix-turn-helix domain-containing protein codes for MNTVDDRQPLPDQATATLARASAEEISRLLTQLPEADRARVQLDGRDLVLPRHALALLRDLLAEMAQGNAVTIVPTHAELTTQQAADLLNVSRPHLVKLLEQGAIPFTRVGTHRRIRYEHLMAYKAQRDESSKAALDELVEQAQEYNMGY; via the coding sequence ATGAACACCGTCGATGATCGTCAGCCGTTGCCGGATCAGGCTACGGCAACGCTTGCGCGAGCAAGTGCGGAGGAAATCAGCAGGTTGCTGACTCAGCTCCCGGAGGCCGACAGGGCGCGGGTCCAACTGGATGGCAGGGATCTGGTGCTGCCAAGGCATGCCCTCGCTCTGCTGCGGGATCTGCTTGCGGAGATGGCGCAAGGCAACGCGGTTACCATTGTTCCGACCCATGCGGAGCTCACCACTCAGCAGGCTGCCGATCTATTGAATGTTTCGCGCCCGCACCTGGTTAAGCTGCTTGAACAGGGCGCCATCCCCTTTACCCGCGTGGGCACGCACCGGCGCATCCGGTACGAGCACTTGATGGCGTACAAAGCCCAGCGTGATGAGAGCAGCAAAGCGGCGCTAGATGAGCTGGTGGAGCAAGCACAAGAGTACAACATGGGCTACTGA
- a CDS encoding DUF4351 domain-containing protein, with protein MTQTSHTDSEKSDYDSPWKEALEYYLEHAMALLFPQIHEQIDWSKGSHFRDKELQQIIRDADSGRRYADKLVEVYADDGKPTWILLHVEVQGEPEKKFAERMFTYHYRLYDRYQRDIVSVAVLTDTSPSFRSDTYRYERLGCRLEFSFPVAKLLDWQQRWAELEADLNPFACVVLAQLAAKNEHDPHQRKEVKLGLTRMLLERGYSKDETKELMRLIDWLIQLPEDLEEAFITEAHELEEDYQMPYVTSFERAGIKKGRQEGRQEGLQEGRQEGRQEHAAETLLRLIERKFGPTTKEASRARVEHAEFEELEMWLDRILDAERIEDVFADD; from the coding sequence ATGACGCAGACATCACATACGGATAGTGAGAAAAGCGACTACGACTCGCCGTGGAAGGAGGCGCTGGAGTATTACCTTGAACACGCCATGGCGCTGCTCTTCCCGCAGATCCATGAACAGATCGACTGGTCGAAGGGATCTCATTTTCGCGATAAGGAGCTTCAGCAGATTATTCGGGATGCTGATTCGGGTCGGCGGTATGCCGACAAACTTGTCGAGGTTTACGCCGATGATGGCAAGCCAACTTGGATACTGCTCCACGTCGAAGTTCAAGGCGAGCCGGAGAAAAAATTTGCCGAGCGGATGTTCACCTATCACTATCGGCTTTATGATCGCTACCAGCGGGATATCGTCAGTGTAGCGGTGCTCACGGACACCTCCCCTAGCTTTCGCTCGGATACTTATCGCTACGAGCGGCTGGGCTGCCGCCTAGAGTTTAGCTTCCCGGTGGCTAAACTTTTAGACTGGCAGCAGCGCTGGGCGGAGCTGGAGGCTGATCTCAATCCCTTTGCCTGTGTGGTTCTAGCCCAGCTGGCCGCGAAGAACGAGCACGATCCGCACCAGCGCAAAGAAGTTAAGCTGGGGCTGACCCGCATGCTGCTCGAGCGTGGCTACAGTAAGGATGAGACTAAGGAGCTTATGCGTCTCATCGACTGGTTGATACAGTTGCCCGAGGACCTGGAGGAGGCGTTTATCACCGAGGCCCATGAATTGGAGGAGGATTACCAGATGCCATACGTGACTAGTTTTGAGCGTGCCGGAATCAAAAAGGGCCGTCAGGAGGGCCGCCAAGAGGGCCTTCAGGAGGGCCGTCAGGAGGGCCGTCAGGAGCATGCGGCCGAGACACTCCTACGTTTGATCGAGCGCAAGTTTGGCCCGACAACTAAGGAGGCATCGCGTGCTCGGGTGGAGCATGCTGAATTCGAGGAGTTGGAGATGTGGCTTGACCGGATCCTTGATGCCGAACGCATCGAGGACGTCTTCGCTGACGACTAG
- a CDS encoding type II toxin-antitoxin system RelE/ParE family toxin, producing MWQIIFTERFEGWLRGLSDDDRVAVLAVINLLKERGPELPRPHADTVNGSHYTNMKELRIQSQGRPLRAFLRLIRCARALCCAQETKAGRINGFIKT from the coding sequence ATGTGGCAAATCATTTTTACTGAGCGCTTTGAAGGGTGGCTTCGCGGGCTTAGCGATGATGATCGGGTAGCTGTTCTTGCGGTCATCAATCTTCTGAAGGAGAGAGGGCCTGAGCTGCCAAGGCCTCATGCAGACACAGTTAACGGTTCGCATTACACGAACATGAAAGAGCTCAGGATCCAGAGCCAGGGGCGACCGCTGCGAGCGTTTTTGCGTTTGATCCGCTGCGCCAGGGCGTTGTGTTGTGCGCAGGAAACAAAGGCGGGAAGGATAAACGGTTTTATAAAGACATGA